The Shewanella japonica genome has a window encoding:
- a CDS encoding GNAT family N-acetyltransferase, giving the protein MHLQLRGVKSEDLEHLFQFQCEPEANDMADFPARDRNAFFEHWYQNILSNPAIAAQAIIVDDVVIGSIVLWQSENQWLLGYWVGREYWGKGYATNALRLFLSAHSTRPIFAEVAQHNVGSIAVLNKNGFTPIGVVEEADCDKPLLAFVLKN; this is encoded by the coding sequence ATGCACTTACAACTTAGAGGTGTTAAATCTGAAGATTTAGAGCACTTATTTCAATTTCAATGTGAGCCCGAGGCCAATGATATGGCTGATTTTCCTGCTCGAGATCGTAATGCATTTTTTGAACATTGGTATCAGAATATTTTGAGTAATCCTGCAATCGCTGCACAAGCGATCATTGTTGACGATGTCGTAATTGGTAGCATTGTGCTGTGGCAAAGTGAGAACCAATGGCTTTTGGGTTATTGGGTTGGTCGTGAGTATTGGGGAAAAGGCTATGCGACTAATGCATTACGGCTATTTTTATCAGCGCACTCAACTCGGCCTATTTTTGCTGAAGTGGCTCAACATAATGTAGGTTCAATAGCTGTCTTGAATAAAAATGGTTTTACGCCAATTGGTGTTGTAGAAGAAGCTGACTGCGATAAACCATTGCTGGCTTTTGTACTAAAAAACTAG
- the rluF gene encoding 23S rRNA pseudouridine(2604) synthase RluF: MTDSAIRLNKYISESGICSRRDADRFIEQGNVFINGKRAQVGDQVSFGDKVKVNGQDIEPRDAEDLVFIALNKPVGIVSTTEGTERDNIVDFVNHSTRIFPIGRLDKDSQGLIFLTNNGDLVNKILRAGNNHDKEYVVTVNKPITDDFIKGMGAGVPILGVVTKKCKVEQVSTYAFKIVLVQGLNRQIRRMCEYFGFEVTKLERQQIMNVSLKGLPIGEWRDLDKQELDVLFDMIKDSSSEDKKSAPKKKPKPKPKTQSLRDKIEGPEHFMQHNRSSKHKGQAKGGGKGQTKGQAKGKGNAKGGKGKPGASRKPKR, translated from the coding sequence GTGACAGACTCAGCCATCCGCCTAAATAAATACATCAGTGAAAGTGGCATATGCTCAAGACGCGATGCCGATCGATTTATTGAGCAAGGTAATGTTTTTATCAATGGCAAACGAGCACAAGTGGGTGATCAAGTTTCATTTGGCGATAAGGTCAAAGTGAATGGCCAAGATATTGAGCCACGAGATGCTGAAGACTTAGTCTTTATCGCCCTTAATAAACCCGTTGGTATCGTCAGCACAACCGAAGGCACTGAACGCGATAACATCGTCGATTTTGTTAACCATTCAACCCGAATTTTCCCTATTGGACGTTTAGATAAAGACTCCCAAGGGTTAATTTTCCTGACTAACAACGGTGATTTAGTCAATAAAATTCTTCGTGCGGGTAATAATCACGATAAAGAATATGTCGTGACCGTGAATAAACCGATTACTGATGACTTTATTAAAGGAATGGGTGCAGGAGTGCCTATTCTTGGCGTTGTGACTAAAAAGTGTAAGGTCGAACAAGTCTCAACTTATGCCTTTAAGATAGTCCTAGTTCAAGGGTTAAACCGCCAGATCCGCCGTATGTGTGAATACTTTGGCTTTGAAGTAACTAAACTTGAGCGTCAACAAATTATGAACGTTAGCCTTAAAGGTTTACCGATTGGCGAATGGCGTGACTTAGATAAACAAGAATTAGATGTGCTATTTGATATGATCAAAGACTCATCATCAGAAGATAAAAAATCAGCCCCAAAAAAGAAGCCTAAGCCTAAACCCAAAACGCAATCACTGCGTGATAAAATCGAAGGCCCTGAACACTTTATGCAGCACAACCGCAGCAGCAAACATAAAGGCCAAGCAAAGGGCGGTGGTAAAGGACAAACTAAGGGACAAGCCAAAGGGAAAGGTAATGCTAAAGGTGGTAAAGGCAAACCAGGTGCAAGTCGTAAGCCTAAACGCTAA